GTTTCCCCGCTTTTTTTGGCTGTTTTTGCATGAATCAGTACACCTACATTAATAAAGGCCCAGCCGATCTCATCCGTCGCCAAATTAATAATCTCGATTTTCCCGCTCCAATTACTCATGCAAAGCATCTGGATCAGATCGGCCAAATGAAGGGTCGAAAGGTAGCCTAGCTTGAATTTTTTTGGCTCCTCTACAATGGCTACTTCCTCACTGGCGGGAGGATTCCCGGCCTTCACTATTTTCTCCGTAGTCACCTTGTGGAACTTTAGGTTCACCGCCTGTCGCACCATCTCATATTGGTAGGGCTTCGATAGAAATATGGAATCATCCGGGCTCCAATCAATCGACATCAAGAGAGAAGACTGCGGGGAACCCAATACGATCTTGTCCACGTCCCCTTGTTTTTTGATCAGGGCCTGATGAAAGACCTGGAACCCAATCCCCGGCTTTTCATCATCAAAGATGAGAAGGTCCATCTTCCGGTCAAAGGCGAAACTGCCGGGGACTTCAATAATCTCTGCCCCTTCGATAGAACTCAGGGCCAATTGAATCCATTCCGCGGTTGATTTTGGTTGTATGGCTAGTCCAATTAACATTTATAAACCTGTTTTATTTTCATTTTTATTAAGCAAGTCACGTGCCGAAACCCTTCTCGGCACGCAA
The window above is part of the Verrucomicrobiota bacterium genome. Proteins encoded here:
- a CDS encoding DUF4388 domain-containing protein; this encodes MLIGLAIQPKSTAEWIQLALSSIEGAEIIEVPGSFAFDRKMDLLIFDDEKPGIGFQVFHQALIKKQGDVDKIVLGSPQSSLLMSIDWSPDDSIFLSKPYQYEMVRQAVNLKFHKVTTEKIVKAGNPPASEEVAIVEEPKKFKLGYLSTLHLADLIQMLCMSNWSGKIEIINLATDEIGWAFINVGVLIHAKTAKKSGETACYEMLHWGRCSYDFSEEVSHVIQTIQSPYQSILLEGAKALDELNEQKNFGT